A genomic window from Leishmania braziliensis MHOM/BR/75/M2904 complete genome, chromosome 19 includes:
- a CDS encoding 4-coumarate:coa ligase-like protein, whose translation MKRMKEKDPNQIATVQAENGKELTYHKVIQATDWAARALYHHAKVRKGDVVCMCMLNTIIYGPVVYGALRLGAIVSPVNAIAEPSTLAYFMKESNAKVILGMRYFHKQVEEAVEMVKKDTGRKVDIHYPEDFFKKWYIWPVPRSYDGLKGATLDDTIIIPFSSGTGGLSKGVKLSNRALIANTEQVAAAFQLSPQEAGISILPYFHIYGFTACLNTGYAHGVMQIVMYKYTVEDYLKASEKYRATINLVAPPILISLLKNEGLVKQHDMSSLKHFCCGAAPLGPETMEAVEKMLPNVSVSQAYGMTEMAPAVTVPNGLKHKVPGSCGTLVGDTELRIVKVDDTQQSGTDKSAGIDADPGAEGEVWVRGPQIMKGYLHDEDTALCMQDGWYRTGDIGRFDVESGELVITDRLKELIKYKGFQVSPASLEALLLTHPWVKDCMVIGVPDPRDVSFENPRALVSLQPSVPPKDAVRASDELYHFVMSRMPPHKRLHGGVRIVNEVPRNLAGKLLRRQARKDEAELIKSKMEEEKASKNKSPKETTNPSVSD comes from the coding sequence ATGAAGCGCATGAAGGAGAAGGACCCCAATCAGATCGCCACCGTTCAAGCAGAGAACGGTAAGGAATTGACCTACCACAAGGTCATCCAGGCCACTGACTgggctgcgcgtgcgctgtACCATCACGCCAAGGTCCGAAAGGGCGATGtggtgtgcatgtgcatgcTCAACACTATCATTTATGGCCCTGTGGTCTACGGTGCATTGCGCCTCGGCGCCATCGTCTCCCCGGTGAACGCCATCGCGGAGCCGTCGACGCTCGCGTACTTCATGAAGGAAAGTAATGCCAAGGTCATCCTCGGTATGCGCTACTTCCACAAGCAGGTTGAGGAGGCTGTCGAGATGGTGAAAAAGGATACGGGTAGGAAGGTGGACATCCACTACCCGGAGGACTTCTTCAAGAAATGGTACATCTGGCCTGTGCCGCGCAGCTACGACGGGCTGAAGGGCGCCACCCTCGACGACACCATTATCATCCCCTTCTCCAGCGGCACGGGTGGCTTGTCAAAGGGTGTGAAGTTGTCCAATCGAGCACTGATCGCCAACACGGAGCAGGTGGCGGCAGCCTTCCAGCTCTCACCGCAGGAAGCGGGCATCTCAATCCTGCCATACTTTCATATCTACGGCTTCACTGCATGCCTTAACACCGGCTATGCCCACGGGGTGATGCAGATTGTCATGTACAAGTACACCGTCGAGGACTACCTAAAGGCGTCTGAGAAGTACAGGGCAACAATCAACCTTGTCGCCCCGCCGATTCTCATCTCGCTGCTCAAGAACGAAGGCCTGGTGAAGCAACACGACATGTCGTCGCTAAAGCACTTCTGCTGTGGTGCAGCCCCGCTCGGCCCCGAGACGATGGAGGCAGTGGAGAAGATGCTGCCCAACGTGTCCGTGTCGCAGGCCTATGGCATGACGGAGATGGCGCCGGCCGTGACTGTGCCCAATGGGCTGAAGCACAAGGTGCCGGGCTCCTGCGGCACGCTTGTGGGCGACACAGAGCTGCGCATCGTGAAGGTTGATGACACCCAGCAGAGCGGCACCGACAAGTCTGCCGGCATCGACGCAGATCCTGGGGCAGAGGGCgaggtgtgggtgcgtggcCCGCAGATTATGAAGGGCTATTTGCACGATGAGGACACCGCCTTGTGCATGCAGGATGGCTGGTACCGCACCGGCGACATCGGCAGGTTCGACGTCGAGTCTGGCGAGCTCGTCATTACTGACCGGCTGAAGGAGCTGATCAAGTACAAAGGCTTTCAAGTGTCGCCGGCTTCTCTGGAGGCACTCTTGCTGACGCACCCGTGGGTGAAGGACTGCATGGTGATTGGTGTGCCGGACCCACGCGACGTGAGCTTTGAGAACCCGCGtgcgcttgtctctctccagCCCTCTGTTCCTCCCAAGGACGCCGTCCGTGCGTCAGACGAGCTGTACCACTTCGTCATGTCGCGCATGCCGCCGCACAAGCGACTGCACGGCGGTGTGCGCATTGTCAATGAGGTGCCGCGTAACCTGGCTGGtaagctgctgcgccggcaAGCCCGTAAAGATGAGGCAGAGCTGATCAAGTcgaagatggaggaggagaaagcgtCCAAGAACAAGTCACCAAAGGAGACGACGAATCCGTCGGTCTCGGATTGA
- a CDS encoding tRNA pseudouridine synthase A-like protein, with protein sequence MFAESARHLQWKQEHHQQPHTSPEYTEETASARLVRSPYSTVKANQREYALDEDENGNAASGTADTTLPTPLVATTDADVLEQELLDDNFLYYPPLTAISEASATDALHTHSCGEPARYVPGQQIIPPGLTRYRVDVQYQGSDFDGWYKSVQRTNKKRDAAPAGNTTAGVADYGAGSHHFARVVLEEALAVALDVPMVGVVAAVIPETGVSVRRLTCHVDVPSEVELQPRTILQRSTLWLHQRRQPLAILSCHPCHNQDFHARHSGVRRVYCYRILNRIAPPLFDAGLQWHVDRYLDVPRMQRMARLMEGTHDYGFFADTKMANALRRAAASSTGSSRGGPVVSSAHSVEHEPLTSHGLARGEAPAAPKVTIERGLSQLERAAALPTFNEYGQRVVTYQAKPHEYYKARTNLPTVRTVDKIEVVRQEDEVLIWFVGQSFLRHQIRNMVGVLKAGGHGLWDDQELQHALQSGFEVSRKKFKRERLPPAPVHGLTLWDVEYPAQYRSDFVPYVDAGPYEPIDISTQH encoded by the coding sequence ATGTTCGCTGAGAGCGCACGGCACTTACAATGGAAACAGGAGCACCATCAACAGCCACACACAAGCCCCGAGTACACGGAGGAAACGGCGTCCGCGCGACTGGTCCGCTCTCCCTACAGCACTGTTAAAGCCAATCAACGTGAGTACGCCCTCGATGAGGACGAAAATGGCAATGCCGCGTCGGGCACGGCTGATACAACGTTGCCAACCCCGTTGGTGGCCACCACAGATGCGGATGTGTTGGAGCAGGAATTGCTAGACGATAACTTCCTGTACTACCCACCGTTGACAGCCATCAGTGAAGCGAGTGCGACCGATGCGCTGCACACTCACTCGTGTGGTGAACCGGCGAGATACGTTCCTGGTCAGCAGATCATTCCGCCCGGCTTGACGCGCTACCGGGTCGATGTGCAGTACCAAGGCAGTGACTTTGACGGGTGGTACAAATCTGTGCAGCGGACAAATAAAAAGAGGGATGCTGCACCAGCTGGCAACACCACTGCTGGCGTGGCAGACTACGGCGCCGGCTCTCACCACTTCGCCAGGGttgtgctggaggaggcgctggctGTCGCGCTGGACGTGCCGATGGTGGGCGTCGTCGCGGCCGTCATTCCAGAAACAGGCGTGTCGGTGCGCCGCCTGACGTGCCATGTGGACGTGCCCAGCGAGGTCGAGCTGCAACCACGCACCATCCTGCAGCGCTCCACCCTGTGGCTGCACCAGCGTCGGCAGCCGCTCGCCATCCTGAGTTGTCACCCATGCCATAACCAAGATTTTCATGCCCGGCACAGCGGGGTGCGGCGGGTGTACTGCTACCGCATTCTGAACCGAATCGCACCTCCCCTGTTTGATGCGGGGTTGCAGTGGCACGTCGACCGCTACCTCGACGTGCCACGCATGCAGCGCATGGCACGTCTCATGGAAGGAACGCACGACTACGGCTTCTTCGCCGACACAAAGATGGCCAACGCAttgcggcgcgctgctgcctcttccACTGGAAGCAGTCGAGGAGGACCTGTGGTGTCTTCGGCACACAGCGTGGAGCATGAGCCACTAACTAGCCACGGCCTGGCGCGCGGCgaggcgccagcagcgccaaagGTGACTATTGAGCGCGGTCTTTCTCAGCTCGAGCGGGCTGCGGCCTTGCCGACCTTCAATGAGTACGGTCAGCGCGTCGTCACCTATCAAGCGAAGCCACATGAGTACTACAAGGCCCGCACAAACCTCCCGACCGTTCGCACAGTGGATAAGAtcgaggtggtgcggcaggAAGACGAAGTCCTTATCTGGTTCGTCGGCCAGTCCTTCCTGCGCCATCAAATCCGCAATATGGTGGGCGTGCTGAAGGCTGGGGGTCATGGCCTCTGGGATGATCAGGAGCTCCAGCACGCCCTTCAGAGCGGCTTCGAGGTATCGCGCAAGAAGTTCAAACGCGAGCGTCTGCCGCCGGCTCCCGTACATGGCCTCACGCTCTGGGATGTCGAGTATCCGGCGCAGTACAGGTCAGACTTTGTGCCCTACGTAGATGCGGGACCTTACGAGCCCATTGACATTTCCACGCAGCACTAA
- a CDS encoding putative phenylalanyl-tRNA synthetase, whose translation MPTLAVAKEYICRLIGKSYTDEEFNDLCFRFGLELDDITSEKEMFLREQGKSAKTNAAPMEAVAYLSEEKLYKIDTPANRHDLLTAEGMACALKVFMGTMPLPNYRVLNRSNPLYRMTVEKSVKNVRDYVVCAVLHNIRFNERSYNSFIDYQEKLHAGLARRRTLASVGTHDLDKVNTRDFIYSCRPRETIRFVPLRQTKELNCADKGLMQYYADDRHIGKYVPLISSFPAYPVVYDGTGENVLSLPPIINSHYSAISVDTANIFIECTASDHYKAQVLVNQLVCAFSAYCDEPFTVEAVKVNYEEPAPDGTTSLVTPTMETKEMTMNVARLNSIIGIEMKNGAECAELLRKMMYTIKEATEHEVTVTVPPMRTDVIGVADVMEDVAIAYGYDNISYVECKTRGLVTQTPVSKVAQLLRTEMACAGYTELLTLSLCSHADAFENLNRVDNDVAAHIANPQTTEFQVCRPSLLPGILKTLATNKSKALPQRFFECADVVLLENERNFPPVLEVETDYESCGARNQSHLAAVHCNSSSSGFESIHGLAELALLKLGVPSKAEVAEDYNGDYYTLEKGEDGAFFPGRAMDIILHRANQTVRIGHLGVIHPNTLKAYDIPNPCSYMEINIQFLCVPL comes from the coding sequence ATGCCAACGTTGGCTGTGGCGAAGGAGTACATTTGCCGTCTGATCGGCAAGTCCTACACGGACGAGGAGTTCAATGACCTCTGTTTCAGGTTCGGGCTGGAGCTCGATGATATCACTAGCGAGAAAGAAATGTTCTTGCGGGAGCAGGGCAAGAGCGCGAAGACGAATGCGGCTCCCATGGAGGCTGTGGCATACCTCTCAGAGGAGAAGCTCTACAAGATCGACACCCCGGCAAACCGCCACGACCTCCTCACGGCGGAGGGCATGGCCTGTGCCCTGAAGGTGTTCATGGGGACAATGCCGCTCCCCAACTACCGCGTCCTCAATCGCTCCAACCCGCTCTACCGCATGACGGTGGAGAAAAGCGTAAAGAACGTGCGCGACTACGTTGTGTGTGCTGTCCTGCACAACATCCGCTTCAACGAACGCAGCTACAACAGCTTCATTGACTACCAGGAAAAGCTTCACGCCGGGCTggcccgccgccgcacgctGGCCTCGGTCGGCACCCACGACCTAGACAAGGTGAACACGAGGGACTTTATCTACTCCTGCCGTCCACGCGAGACAATCCGGTTTGTTCCGCTGCGCCAGACGAAGGAGCTGAATTGTGCCGACAAGGGCCTCATGCAGTACTACGCCGACGACCGACACATTGGCAAGTACGTACCGCTAATCTCCTCCTTTCCGGCCTACCCCGTTGTGTACGACGGTACCGGGGAGAATGTCCTCTCGTTGCCGCCAATCATCAACTCGCACTACTCGGCCATCTCCGTGGACACCGCGAACATCTTCATTGAATGTACCGCCTCCGACCACTACAAGGCGCAGGTTCTGGTGAATCAgcttgtgtgtgccttcTCGGCCTACTGCGACGAGCCCTTCACAGTGGAGGCGGTAAAGGTGAACTACGAGGAGCCGGCGCCGGACGGGACGACGTCGCTCGTTACGCCAACGATGGAAACGAAGGAGATGACGATGAACGTCGCGCGCCTCAACTCGATCATCGGCATTGAAATGAAGAATGGTGCTGAGTGTGCGGAGCTGCTGAGGAAGATGATGTACACAATCAAGGAGGCGACAGAGCATGAAGTGACGGTGACGGTGCCACCGATGCGCACGGATGTCATTGGCGTCGCGGACGTGATGGAAGATGTCGCCATCGCGTACGGCTACGACAACATTTCCTACGTCGAGTGCAAGACCCGTGGCCTCGTGACGCAGACTCCAGTGAgcaaggtggcgcagcttcTGCGCACCGAGATGGCCTGCGCAGGCTACACGGAGCTGCTGACACTGTCGCTCTGCTCGCACGCCGATGCGTTTGAGAACCTCAACCGCGTGGACAACGACGTCGCGGCACATATCGCCAACCCGCAGACGACTGAGTTCCAGGTGTGCCGCCCATCGCTGCTCCCCGGTATTCTGAAAACCCTCGCCACAAACAAGTCAAaggcgctgccacagcgcttCTTCGAGTGCGCGGACGTCGTCCTGCTGGAGAATGAGCGCAACTTTCCACCAGTGCTCGAGGTGGAGACGGACTACGAGTCCTGCGGTGCCCGAAACCAGAGCCACCTCGCCGCCGTGCACTGCAACAGTAGCTCTAGCGGATTCGAGAGTATACATGGCCTCGCTGAGCTCGCCCTGCTGAAGCTCGGCGTCCCATCGAAAGCGGAAGTTGCAGAGGACTACAACGGCGACTACTACACACTAGAGAAGGGCGAGGACGGCGCCTTCTTTCCTGGTCGCGCTATGGACATCATTCTGCACCGCGCTAACCAGACGGTGCGCATCGGGCACCTCGGCGTTATCCACCCGAACACGCTCAAGGCGTATGACATTCCGAACCCGTGCTCCTACATGGAGATCAACATCCAGTTcctctgtgtgcctctctaA